From a region of the Eulemur rufifrons isolate Redbay chromosome 7, OSU_ERuf_1, whole genome shotgun sequence genome:
- the MLF1 gene encoding myeloid leukemia factor 1 isoform X3, with translation MDRMMLNMRNSMQELQRNFGHLSVDPNGHSFCSSSVMTYSKVGDEPPKVFQASTQTRRAPGGVKETRKAMRDSDSGLEKMAVGHHIHDRAHVIKKSKNNKTGDEEVNQEFINMNESDAHAFDDEWQNEVLKYKPGGRWHNLENPRMRSVGHENSGSRELKRREKLHQSPAIDSGRRSKVFVDKLNIKGSPVKINKK, from the exons ATGGACCGAATGATGTTAAATATGAGAAACAGTATGCAGGAATTACAAAGAAACTTT GGTCACCTTTCAGTGGATCCAAATGGACATTCATTTTGTTCTTCCTCAGTTATGACTTATTCCAAAGTGGGAGATGAACCACCAAAGGTTTTCCAGGCCTCAACTCAAACCCGTAGAGCTCCAGGAGGA gtaaAGGAAACCAGGAAAGCAATGAGAGATTCTGACAGTGGACTAGAAAAAATGGCTGTTGGTCATCATATCCATGACCGAGCTCATgtcattaaaaagtcaaagaacaaCAAGACTGGAGATGAAGAGGTAAATCAAGAGTTCATCAATATGAATGAAA GTGATGCTCATGCTTTTGATGATGAGTGGCAAAATGAGGTTTTGAAGTACAAACCAGGAGGACGATGGCACAATCTAGAAAACCCGAGAATGCGGAGTGTTGGTCATGAGAATTCAGGATCCCGAGAACttaaaagaag GGAGAAACTTCACCAAAGTCCAGCCATTGACAGTGGAAGAAGATCAAAAGTTTTTGTGGACAAACTCAACATCAAAGGCTCACCtgtgaaaatcaacaaaaaataa